From a single Bremerella cremea genomic region:
- a CDS encoding protein-L-isoaspartate(D-aspartate) O-methyltransferase, translated as MTRSISTLVWLISSTLFVLGYARPVEARDPFEAARNQLVDTAIVANGVKDPRVIQSIRDTQRHEFVSAPQRAQAYYDMALPIGEDQTISSPFIVAYMTESLETKPTDKVLEIGTGSGYQAAVLSPLVKDVYSIEIKEVLGRKAARTLQRLGYDNVHTKVGDGYLGWPEHAPFDKIIVTCSPENVPQPLVDQLREGGRMVIPVGERYQQTLVLFTKKDGKLEADPLRPTLFVPMTGEAEDRREVKPDPANPHLENGDFEQPLAENGTVPGWYYQRQLELVEDTSSPSGSHCLKLSNRDPGRVALALQGLALDGRQVHRLTIKSWVKTDSIGLGNDRTLAPLLVISYYDEQRREVGRSALGPFIGTKDWHEVEKTFSVPPTAREALFRISTFGAVGTMYVDNVSIEAVH; from the coding sequence ATGACCCGATCTATTTCTACGCTAGTTTGGTTGATTTCTTCCACGTTGTTTGTCTTGGGATACGCTCGTCCCGTGGAGGCACGCGACCCTTTCGAGGCCGCGCGAAATCAATTAGTTGATACCGCCATTGTGGCGAACGGGGTGAAGGATCCGCGGGTGATTCAATCGATTCGCGATACCCAGCGGCACGAGTTTGTATCTGCTCCGCAGCGTGCCCAGGCCTATTACGACATGGCGTTGCCGATCGGAGAAGACCAGACGATTTCTTCTCCGTTCATTGTCGCCTATATGACCGAGTCGCTTGAAACGAAGCCTACCGATAAGGTGCTAGAGATTGGTACCGGTAGTGGTTATCAGGCCGCTGTCCTTAGTCCGTTGGTGAAAGATGTTTACAGTATTGAAATCAAGGAAGTTTTGGGCCGCAAAGCAGCACGCACGTTGCAGCGGCTCGGCTACGACAACGTTCACACGAAAGTGGGGGACGGCTACCTCGGATGGCCAGAGCATGCCCCGTTCGACAAGATTATTGTGACCTGCTCGCCTGAGAATGTCCCCCAACCGCTGGTCGATCAATTGCGGGAAGGGGGACGGATGGTCATTCCTGTGGGAGAACGTTATCAGCAGACGTTGGTCCTGTTCACCAAGAAAGATGGCAAGCTCGAAGCCGATCCACTGCGACCAACATTGTTTGTGCCGATGACCGGGGAAGCGGAAGATCGACGCGAAGTGAAGCCTGATCCGGCGAATCCCCATCTGGAAAATGGTGATTTCGAACAACCCCTAGCAGAAAACGGCACCGTGCCAGGTTGGTACTACCAACGCCAGTTGGAACTTGTGGAAGATACCAGTTCGCCGAGCGGCTCGCATTGCTTGAAGCTTTCAAACCGCGACCCGGGACGGGTTGCTTTGGCTCTGCAAGGGTTGGCACTGGATGGCCGGCAAGTGCATCGGTTGACCATCAAAAGTTGGGTTAAAACCGATAGCATTGGGCTGGGGAACGATCGGACGCTAGCACCATTGCTGGTGATCAGCTACTACGACGAACAGCGGCGGGAAGTTGGCCGATCTGCCTTAGGCCCTTTTATAGGGACAAAGGATTGGCACGAGGTGGAGAAAACCTTTTCAGTCCCCCCCACAGCAAGGGAGGCTCTTTTTCGAATTAGCACTTTTGGGGCGGTTGGTACCATGTACGTGGATAATGTCAGCATTGAAGCCGTTCACTAG
- a CDS encoding HpcH/HpaI aldolase family protein → MRQNPVKAKLRAGEPTFGTWLTLGDLYATRVLARMSWDWLTLDLEHSAIDWAQATMIFGAVADAGCVPLARIPDGDHTTIKRTLDAGAWGIVVPMVDTVEQAQAAIAAAKYPPLGNRSVGGGMHAMNFGATAGDYYAKANDEILVVLQTESPTGVANAEEIYALPGCDAIFVGPNDLRAQMRSAAGTDPTPEEHEAMIQRVIEAGKKVNCPTGMHTMEPEEALQRAAEGMQFLAVGSDLRMMTVYAQQSLKKIRPDGDERDLARY, encoded by the coding sequence ATGCGTCAAAATCCTGTCAAAGCGAAATTGCGTGCCGGTGAACCGACCTTTGGAACGTGGTTGACGCTGGGCGACCTCTACGCGACACGGGTGTTGGCCCGCATGAGTTGGGATTGGCTAACACTGGATCTTGAGCACTCGGCCATCGATTGGGCCCAAGCCACGATGATTTTCGGCGCGGTGGCCGATGCCGGGTGTGTCCCGTTGGCACGTATTCCGGATGGCGACCACACAACCATTAAACGAACGCTTGATGCCGGCGCATGGGGGATAGTTGTGCCGATGGTCGATACGGTCGAACAAGCCCAAGCTGCCATTGCTGCGGCCAAGTACCCACCGCTGGGCAACCGCAGTGTTGGTGGTGGGATGCACGCGATGAACTTCGGCGCGACTGCCGGCGACTATTACGCCAAAGCGAACGACGAAATTTTGGTCGTGCTGCAAACCGAGAGCCCAACCGGAGTGGCGAACGCGGAAGAAATCTACGCTTTGCCTGGCTGCGATGCTATTTTCGTCGGCCCGAACGACCTACGAGCCCAAATGCGTTCTGCCGCTGGAACCGACCCTACGCCGGAAGAACATGAAGCGATGATTCAACGCGTGATAGAGGCCGGCAAGAAGGTCAACTGTCCGACCGGCATGCACACGATGGAGCCAGAAGAAGCGTTGCAACGTGCTGCCGAAGGGATGCAATTTTTGGCTGTAGGAAGCGATCTGCGGATGATGACGGTTTACGCTCAGCAGTCGCTTAAGAAGATTCGTCCTGATGGCGACGAGCGTGATCTGGCCCGTTATTAA
- a CDS encoding ABC transporter ATP-binding protein produces the protein MIKTIDLTKKYGDFYAIKGIELDLAQGDVFGFIGPNGAGKTTTMRIIATLLNPTWGEAYVCGNSIYTKPKEIRRLVGYMPDFFGVYDDMKVIEYLEFFAAAYRINGTARTKVCNEMLELVDLEFKRNAFANTLSRGQTQRLGLARVLLHNPQVLLLDEPASGLDPRARIQMRNLLKRLRDMGKTIIVSSHILPELADVCNKIGIIDRGVLEVNASVTEVIKQVKQKTTLLIAVAGDNDAAGKTLEQSDLVESIESRVDHLLVTLKKDVEDYSDLPTLLIQAGHKITMFREEEINLESAFMALTKGMGQQISSEPTAG, from the coding sequence ATGATCAAGACCATCGACTTAACGAAGAAGTACGGCGATTTCTACGCGATCAAGGGGATCGAACTCGACCTCGCCCAAGGGGACGTATTCGGGTTCATCGGGCCTAATGGTGCCGGCAAAACGACCACCATGCGGATCATCGCCACGCTGCTGAATCCGACTTGGGGCGAAGCGTACGTCTGTGGCAACTCGATCTATACCAAGCCTAAAGAAATTCGCCGCTTGGTCGGTTACATGCCTGACTTTTTCGGTGTGTACGACGACATGAAGGTGATCGAATATCTCGAGTTCTTCGCCGCTGCGTATCGCATTAATGGAACTGCTCGTACCAAAGTTTGTAACGAGATGCTCGAACTGGTCGATCTCGAATTCAAACGGAACGCTTTCGCCAATACGCTTTCTCGTGGGCAAACGCAGCGTTTGGGGCTGGCCCGCGTGTTGCTCCACAATCCGCAAGTGCTGCTATTGGACGAACCGGCAAGTGGTCTCGACCCGCGAGCCCGAATTCAGATGCGGAACCTGCTGAAACGTTTGCGAGATATGGGGAAGACGATCATCGTGTCCAGCCATATTCTGCCGGAGTTGGCGGACGTTTGTAACAAGATCGGAATTATCGATCGGGGTGTACTGGAAGTAAACGCCTCGGTTACCGAAGTCATCAAGCAGGTCAAGCAAAAGACAACGCTGTTGATCGCAGTCGCCGGAGACAACGACGCCGCCGGCAAAACGTTAGAGCAATCAGATCTCGTCGAGTCGATCGAATCCCGCGTTGATCATCTGTTGGTGACACTCAAGAAAGACGTGGAAGACTATAGTGATCTGCCGACGCTTCTCATTCAAGCAGGGCATAAAATCACGATGTTCCGCGAAGAAGAGATCAACCTTGAGTCAGCCTTTATGGCATTGACCAAGGGAATGGGCCAGCAGATTTCCTCGGAACCGACCGCTGGTTGA
- a CDS encoding MazG nucleotide pyrophosphohydrolase domain-containing protein, giving the protein MTDKNSSENDSAPLAGDVGFRQLQQLIREMYFEKDEARGIEGTFMWLMEEVGELSSALRGGTHQERKEEFADVIAWLATIANVAGIDLADALNEKYGSGCPGCGKFVCTCDDAEKP; this is encoded by the coding sequence ATGACCGACAAGAATTCCAGCGAAAACGATTCCGCGCCCTTGGCTGGGGACGTTGGGTTTCGTCAGCTTCAGCAACTCATCCGCGAGATGTACTTCGAGAAGGACGAGGCCCGCGGGATTGAGGGGACCTTCATGTGGCTGATGGAAGAGGTGGGGGAACTTTCTTCCGCCCTGCGAGGGGGTACCCATCAAGAACGGAAAGAAGAGTTTGCCGACGTCATTGCTTGGTTGGCAACGATCGCCAATGTGGCCGGAATCGACTTGGCGGATGCGTTAAACGAAAAATATGGCAGCGGTTGTCCTGGCTGCGGAAAGTTCGTTTGTACCTGTGACGATGCGGAAAAACCGTAA
- a CDS encoding tetratricopeptide repeat protein has translation MIRLVVAVMACLALLLVTDTLSAADVKALRTDYLRGRYAEVIEKLGEQPASAEEARLAIQAFDAQGKRDEALAQAEAYLKEGAGNADIWAETARLHFERGQHDEATEAVKRALALDQEQTLARWLGAELARTRGDLDEALAGYEWFIDYYNDNDQFDQPEDLYYVGLAAAQYARWTRNSSQFQFLVNELFPEVLQRDKEFWPAELAMSQLFAEKYNMAEAAKHLNLAVAINANSADVLAHKGAIELDGYQVDAALRTVEQALTINPQHVVAKRLQGQAKLTDFRPEQAIELLQEAVTLNPQDQTTLGYLAAAMLAADGEATVDADSDEPTRFGKLLGEIEAQHKNPGEFYAALGEGCDIVRKYPDAVKYLQLASEKMPQLISVHGDLGMVLMRLGDEATAKQVLDEAFEVDPFNVRVKNTLQVLDVLAQYETIETDHFLVRFDPTKDRLLAVYMSRFLEDEVFPKVCQGLDYTPQDKTLIEIFNDAKNTKGHGWFSARMVGLPYIGTVGACAGKMIAMASPESVNEPYNWAHVIRHEFVHVVNLQQTKFNIPHWFTEALAVSYESEQRPPDWNQILARRLAEDNVFNLESINYGFIRPKDQDDWTMAYCQAYYYSQFIVQEFGDDALQRMLTAYLEYRTTDEILQDVFQVDKADFERRYLAFLHKQVEGVKLASSDKRAFAELVQAAEENPEDADAQAELAYVYFQRKAYPDARKFALQAVEVDNKHPLAKYVLGRLYLTVGDTEKGLAQIEEAANSDRFERNSVALLAGLRIKQGKIDEALKYYQRGAEQEPATTDWQESILRVYLLKKDNEALAKLIPKLSALKHHDPLLRKKMAEILIQQEKWDEAVRWAYEAIGIRVSDADAHALLAQAYRGQEEWELAAREFEVAGQLRPKTVSWSIEAAQLYAKVDNQEKAQAIAKRVLEIEANNAAAEAILKNASDSP, from the coding sequence ATGATACGCTTGGTTGTTGCCGTAATGGCTTGTCTCGCTTTGTTGTTGGTGACAGACACTTTGTCGGCCGCCGACGTCAAGGCGTTGCGTACCGATTACTTGCGTGGACGCTATGCCGAAGTAATCGAGAAGCTTGGCGAGCAGCCGGCCTCGGCGGAAGAAGCCAGGCTGGCCATCCAAGCCTTTGACGCTCAGGGTAAACGAGACGAAGCGTTGGCCCAGGCGGAAGCCTATCTCAAAGAGGGGGCCGGCAATGCAGATATCTGGGCCGAGACCGCCCGATTGCATTTCGAGCGGGGCCAGCACGACGAAGCGACGGAAGCGGTTAAGCGTGCATTGGCGTTAGATCAAGAGCAAACGCTCGCCCGTTGGCTCGGTGCCGAGCTTGCTCGTACCCGTGGAGATTTGGACGAAGCCCTAGCTGGCTACGAATGGTTTATCGACTATTACAACGACAACGACCAGTTCGACCAGCCTGAAGACCTTTACTACGTAGGCTTGGCCGCAGCCCAATATGCACGTTGGACACGCAATAGCAGCCAGTTTCAATTTTTGGTGAACGAGCTTTTCCCAGAAGTATTGCAACGAGATAAAGAGTTCTGGCCGGCTGAGTTGGCCATGTCGCAGCTCTTCGCCGAAAAGTACAACATGGCCGAAGCCGCCAAGCATTTAAATTTGGCGGTGGCGATCAATGCGAACAGTGCCGACGTGCTCGCGCATAAGGGAGCGATTGAACTAGACGGCTATCAAGTCGACGCAGCACTGCGAACGGTCGAACAAGCACTAACGATCAATCCTCAGCATGTCGTGGCGAAACGTCTGCAGGGACAAGCCAAGCTAACCGACTTTCGTCCAGAGCAAGCGATTGAGCTTCTGCAAGAAGCGGTCACCCTGAATCCCCAGGACCAAACGACGCTCGGCTATCTGGCTGCGGCCATGTTGGCAGCAGATGGTGAGGCAACGGTCGATGCCGATTCCGACGAACCAACTCGCTTTGGCAAACTGCTGGGCGAAATCGAAGCCCAGCACAAGAACCCCGGCGAGTTTTATGCAGCACTAGGCGAAGGTTGTGACATCGTCCGCAAATATCCCGATGCGGTTAAGTATCTGCAGTTGGCCAGCGAAAAGATGCCGCAGTTGATCAGCGTGCATGGTGACCTGGGCATGGTTTTAATGCGGTTGGGAGATGAAGCAACTGCCAAGCAGGTATTAGACGAGGCTTTTGAGGTCGATCCATTCAACGTTCGCGTTAAGAACACGCTGCAAGTATTGGATGTCCTGGCCCAATACGAAACCATCGAAACCGATCACTTTTTAGTTCGCTTCGATCCCACCAAAGATCGTTTGCTGGCGGTTTACATGTCTCGCTTCTTGGAAGACGAAGTCTTTCCCAAGGTGTGTCAGGGGCTCGACTATACTCCGCAGGACAAGACCTTGATCGAGATTTTTAACGATGCCAAGAACACCAAAGGGCACGGCTGGTTCAGTGCCCGCATGGTCGGTTTGCCTTACATCGGCACTGTGGGGGCGTGTGCCGGGAAGATGATCGCCATGGCTTCGCCCGAATCGGTCAACGAACCGTACAACTGGGCTCACGTCATTCGGCACGAGTTTGTGCATGTGGTGAACTTGCAGCAAACAAAATTTAATATCCCGCACTGGTTCACCGAGGCACTCGCGGTTAGCTACGAAAGCGAACAACGCCCGCCCGATTGGAACCAGATACTCGCGCGCCGCTTGGCCGAGGACAACGTTTTTAATCTCGAAAGTATCAATTACGGATTCATTCGGCCAAAAGACCAAGACGACTGGACGATGGCCTACTGTCAGGCGTATTACTACTCGCAGTTCATCGTGCAAGAGTTCGGCGACGACGCGCTACAGCGGATGCTGACCGCATATCTCGAGTACCGTACGACCGATGAGATCTTGCAAGATGTTTTTCAGGTCGACAAAGCAGACTTCGAGCGTCGCTACCTCGCGTTTCTGCACAAGCAGGTCGAAGGTGTGAAGTTGGCTTCGTCCGATAAGCGTGCGTTTGCCGAACTGGTTCAAGCAGCGGAAGAAAACCCGGAGGATGCCGACGCCCAAGCCGAACTGGCTTACGTTTACTTTCAACGAAAAGCATACCCCGACGCCCGTAAGTTTGCGCTCCAGGCGGTTGAAGTCGATAACAAGCACCCCCTCGCCAAGTACGTGTTAGGGCGACTTTATCTAACGGTCGGAGATACCGAGAAGGGGCTGGCCCAGATCGAAGAAGCGGCCAATAGCGACCGCTTCGAGCGAAACTCGGTCGCTCTGTTAGCCGGGCTGCGGATCAAGCAGGGAAAGATCGACGAGGCCCTGAAGTATTACCAACGAGGGGCCGAGCAAGAACCAGCAACGACCGATTGGCAGGAATCGATTCTCCGCGTTTATCTGCTTAAGAAAGATAACGAGGCGTTGGCGAAACTGATTCCAAAGTTATCGGCCCTTAAGCATCACGACCCGCTGTTACGCAAGAAGATGGCCGAGATTCTGATACAACAGGAGAAGTGGGACGAAGCGGTCCGTTGGGCCTACGAGGCCATTGGAATCCGCGTTTCGGATGCCGATGCACACGCACTGCTTGCCCAGGCCTATCGTGGCCAAGAAGAATGGGAATTGGCTGCTCGCGAGTTTGAGGTTGCTGGTCAGCTACGACCAAAAACGGTATCGTGGTCGATCGAGGCGGCCCAGTTATATGCGAAGGTCGACAACCAGGAAAAAGCTCAAGCGATCGCCAAGCGTGTGTTGGAAATCGAGGCCAACAACGCTGCGGCGGAAGCCATTTTAAAGAACGCATCGGATTCCCCATGA
- a CDS encoding Rieske (2Fe-2S) protein → MSDFHTVAKVGDIPEGQGQAFNVAGRTVAVFNTPEGYQAIDDFCPHMGASLATGPLEDGVVVCPWHAWGFQLCDGAWLDNPKIKVDCFEVRVVGDEIQVRVESKSEKA, encoded by the coding sequence ATGTCTGATTTTCATACCGTAGCCAAAGTCGGAGACATCCCTGAAGGACAAGGCCAAGCGTTTAACGTGGCAGGTCGCACGGTCGCCGTCTTCAACACCCCAGAAGGCTACCAGGCAATCGACGACTTTTGCCCTCACATGGGAGCGTCGCTTGCTACTGGCCCACTGGAAGATGGCGTGGTTGTCTGTCCCTGGCATGCCTGGGGCTTCCAACTATGCGATGGAGCCTGGCTCGATAATCCCAAGATTAAGGTCGACTGCTTCGAAGTGCGTGTCGTTGGCGACGAAATCCAAGTCCGAGTAGAATCCAAAAGCGAAAAAGCCTGA
- a CDS encoding YebC/PmpR family DNA-binding transcriptional regulator, which produces MAGHSHWANIKRKKEAVDNKRGKIWTKLSKAISVAASMGGGDPDANPRLRLAIADAKSARMPNDTIDRAIKRGTGDLKGSSIEEILYEGYGPAGVAVMVDVLTDNRNRTASELRKIFDTSGGNLGATGCVAWNFDRKGVINIPLEQISEDRLMEIALEAGADDIQREEDGFTVTCQPEVYSDVQEALEAAGIEVDSSSVTRLPKDSVEVEGNDARKLMKLMAALDDHDDVQGVSANFNISDEVLEEIEG; this is translated from the coding sequence ATGGCCGGACATTCCCACTGGGCGAATATCAAAAGAAAAAAAGAGGCAGTCGATAACAAGCGGGGAAAAATTTGGACCAAGCTGTCCAAAGCGATTTCCGTAGCCGCTTCAATGGGAGGGGGAGACCCCGATGCCAACCCGCGACTTCGCTTGGCCATCGCTGACGCAAAGAGTGCCCGTATGCCGAACGATACGATCGATCGGGCTATCAAACGCGGCACTGGCGATTTGAAAGGTAGCTCGATCGAAGAGATCCTCTACGAAGGATATGGTCCGGCGGGAGTGGCGGTGATGGTCGACGTGTTGACCGACAATCGCAACCGTACAGCTTCGGAGCTTCGAAAAATCTTTGATACCAGCGGCGGCAATCTCGGCGCAACTGGCTGCGTGGCTTGGAACTTCGACCGCAAAGGAGTGATCAACATTCCGTTAGAGCAAATCAGCGAAGACCGCTTGATGGAAATCGCCTTAGAGGCTGGTGCCGATGATATTCAGCGCGAGGAAGATGGCTTCACGGTCACTTGTCAGCCTGAGGTCTATTCCGACGTGCAAGAGGCGTTGGAAGCAGCGGGAATCGAAGTCGATAGCTCCAGCGTGACTCGCTTGCCGAAAGATTCTGTCGAGGTAGAAGGAAACGACGCCCGCAAGCTAATGAAGCTGATGGCCGCTCTGGACGATCACGACGACGTCCAAGGTGTCTCGGCCAATTTCAATATCTCGGACGAAGTGCTGGAGGAAATCGAAGGCTGA
- a CDS encoding tetratricopeptide repeat protein, translated as MFLLLFPLLGMLSQPSTSSADNAASGKSPPKTSTKDDVPFDLLPEPFTAQTGRNEAADNRLKLTTLLTKARLQDHRGDLEGALQTYQRASRLSPGSPSILQEIVRLGFMLKRNEIASRYAILLAENQPTMSADALLRIANYCLEDAQATRAAELYQRAVKMLAQEDAHAQELGTQFRLLGLYLSHGEPKKAALHADEVSKMIADPKKFGLEEVIEQFSEGGIRATYDQLGETYLAAGEADKAEKMFAKSEETESRPAMALVHAAEVAAVRKDWKAAEEKLNEYLAANYQDAGKRPYELLLKVTRETVGSPEAALQNVIERLRPLHDQAPEFAPLAYFLSDLYAEQDNWDEVVLTAGPLIEADTNSAALANLCQAYTAQADWAALTTLLATGLDAQYELTRLTTPLAKLIADPEKWAAYQAYLKSLKPESLALNERIGVARLLQESDESELAWDWLQTALPDLDKQEQSRLLMQFGLKAFRSDQEVVAEKALRAAIKLGMPKSQTSLFYFYLATILEMQGKTDEALRTAKRAALLDEESALLRSRIPWILYHAGRTDQAIEEYQTLLNKFASDYDNQQTRQVVREAKRLLSSLASQNGDLDIATEWLEQVLDEYPYDTGAMNDLGYLWVDNGQNLGRGFDMIRQAVADEPGNYAYLDSLGWAYYRLGRYSDAIYQLEKAAEIAGDDDGTVFDHLGDAYIGAGQPQKAIETWKKALESLDKEKEADILKQVQEKLQQQSQR; from the coding sequence TTGTTCTTATTGCTCTTTCCGCTCTTAGGAATGCTGTCTCAGCCGAGTACCAGTTCGGCAGACAATGCCGCTTCTGGCAAGTCTCCTCCAAAGACGTCTACCAAGGATGACGTTCCTTTTGATCTCCTGCCCGAGCCGTTCACGGCGCAGACCGGGCGAAATGAAGCGGCCGATAACCGCTTAAAGTTGACCACGCTGCTTACCAAAGCTCGACTCCAAGATCATCGTGGCGATCTAGAAGGTGCTTTGCAAACCTACCAAAGGGCCTCTCGACTTAGCCCTGGTTCCCCGAGCATTTTGCAAGAGATCGTGCGGCTTGGATTCATGCTCAAGCGTAATGAAATTGCCTCACGATATGCCATTCTGTTGGCAGAGAATCAGCCCACAATGTCTGCGGACGCGCTTTTGCGGATCGCTAATTATTGTCTGGAAGATGCCCAAGCGACGCGTGCTGCGGAGTTGTACCAGCGCGCGGTGAAAATGCTCGCACAAGAGGATGCCCACGCTCAGGAATTGGGAACGCAATTTCGTTTGCTAGGGCTCTACCTTTCGCATGGCGAACCGAAGAAAGCGGCGCTGCATGCCGACGAGGTCAGCAAGATGATCGCCGACCCAAAGAAGTTTGGTTTAGAAGAAGTGATCGAGCAGTTTAGCGAAGGTGGCATCCGGGCGACCTACGACCAGCTTGGTGAAACTTATTTAGCGGCTGGCGAAGCAGACAAAGCAGAGAAGATGTTTGCGAAGTCAGAAGAAACCGAGTCGCGGCCTGCCATGGCGTTGGTTCATGCGGCAGAGGTCGCAGCCGTGCGTAAGGATTGGAAGGCGGCCGAGGAAAAGCTGAATGAGTATCTAGCGGCCAACTATCAAGATGCCGGCAAGAGACCTTACGAGCTTCTGCTGAAAGTCACGCGTGAGACCGTCGGTAGCCCTGAAGCTGCCCTGCAGAACGTTATCGAGCGGCTACGTCCGCTTCATGATCAAGCACCGGAATTTGCTCCGCTGGCTTACTTTCTCTCTGATTTGTATGCCGAACAAGATAATTGGGACGAGGTCGTGCTGACCGCAGGGCCGTTGATCGAAGCCGATACAAATTCAGCGGCCCTGGCAAACTTGTGCCAGGCCTATACTGCCCAAGCCGATTGGGCAGCGTTAACCACATTGCTGGCGACGGGGCTCGATGCTCAGTACGAGTTGACAAGGCTAACCACACCCCTGGCGAAGCTGATTGCCGATCCAGAAAAGTGGGCTGCTTATCAGGCGTATCTCAAGTCGCTGAAACCGGAATCGTTGGCATTGAACGAGCGAATCGGTGTAGCTCGACTCCTGCAAGAATCGGATGAAAGTGAGCTGGCCTGGGATTGGTTGCAGACGGCGTTGCCTGATCTCGACAAGCAGGAACAATCTCGTCTATTGATGCAGTTCGGCTTAAAGGCGTTTCGCAGCGATCAAGAAGTGGTGGCCGAAAAGGCACTTCGCGCGGCAATCAAGCTGGGCATGCCAAAATCGCAGACCTCACTTTTCTATTTCTACCTAGCAACCATTCTGGAAATGCAAGGCAAAACCGACGAGGCCTTGCGAACGGCCAAGCGGGCAGCGTTGTTAGATGAAGAGTCGGCTTTGCTGCGTAGTCGAATCCCCTGGATCTTATATCACGCTGGCCGAACCGATCAGGCAATTGAAGAATACCAGACCTTGCTCAACAAGTTTGCCAGCGATTACGACAACCAGCAAACGCGTCAGGTTGTCCGCGAGGCCAAGCGTTTGCTTTCTAGCTTAGCCAGTCAAAATGGAGACCTAGATATCGCTACCGAATGGTTAGAACAGGTGCTGGATGAATATCCCTACGATACCGGCGCGATGAACGATTTAGGGTATCTGTGGGTCGATAACGGACAGAACTTGGGACGCGGCTTCGATATGATCCGTCAGGCGGTTGCTGACGAGCCCGGCAATTATGCTTATCTCGATAGCCTGGGTTGGGCGTATTACCGCCTGGGACGTTACTCCGACGCAATCTATCAGTTGGAAAAAGCGGCCGAGATTGCCGGCGACGATGACGGCACCGTGTTCGATCATCTCGGAGACGCCTACATCGGGGCAGGGCAACCACAGAAGGCGATCGAAACCTGGAAAAAGGCTCTCGAATCGCTAGACAAAGAGAAAGAAGCGGACATCTTAAAACAGGTGCAGGAAAAACTTCAGCAGCAAAGTCAACGTTAG
- the rbfA gene encoding 30S ribosome-binding factor RbfA, producing MTSRRTLKAASAIREVVSMAILTRLRDPRVKDVTVTKVEVAGDMRSAKVHVSIMGDEKKQLQCLNGLRRSAGFLQACIKDRIDTRYIPKLEFEIDKGVKQSLEVSRILKEVLPQEEDAEDPSPENVAEDLDSEEDDEPVDEGDRS from the coding sequence ATGACGTCACGTCGAACATTAAAAGCCGCATCCGCGATTCGGGAAGTTGTCAGCATGGCAATCCTGACTCGCTTGCGCGATCCCCGCGTTAAAGACGTTACCGTGACGAAAGTGGAAGTGGCCGGCGACATGCGCAGTGCCAAGGTCCACGTTTCGATCATGGGGGACGAAAAAAAACAGTTGCAGTGCCTTAACGGCCTGCGACGATCGGCAGGTTTTCTTCAAGCCTGTATCAAAGACCGCATCGACACACGCTATATCCCTAAGCTCGAATTTGAGATCGATAAGGGAGTGAAGCAGTCGTTGGAGGTTAGCCGCATCCTGAAAGAGGTTCTGCCTCAGGAAGAAGACGCCGAAGATCCTTCGCCAGAGAATGTGGCGGAGGATCTCGATTCTGAAGAGGATGACGAGCCGGTCGACGAAGGTGATCGCTCGTAA